A stretch of Malus sylvestris chromosome 11, drMalSylv7.2, whole genome shotgun sequence DNA encodes these proteins:
- the LOC126589908 gene encoding CLAVATA3/ESR (CLE)-related protein 1 has product MTGSLKLLFCLLLILLSFSNSDQARFPVPLSDGNQRAMMESAKQVLKASSERQVGKPFESKRVSPGGPDPRHH; this is encoded by the coding sequence ATGACGGGTAGCCTCAAATTATTGTTCTGCCTTCTGCTCATTTTGCTTTCATTTTCAAATTCTGATCAAGCTCGATTTCCAGTGCCATTGTCAGACGGCAACCAACGAGCTATGATGGAGAGTGCCAAACAAGTGTTGAAGGCTAGCAGTGAAAGACAAGTCGGAAAACCCTTCGAGTCCAAAAGGGTGAGTCCGGGAGGACCTGATCCGCGCCATCATTAG